AACAAGGAGAACTCTGATGAGTGCAAAGGCAACGAGCCAGGCGACCTGGGAGCAGGACGTGCTGCAGGCCGATGGTCCCGTGCTGGTGGACTTCTGGGCCGAGTGGTGCGGTCCGTGTCGTATGGTCGCGCCGGTGCTGGACGAGATCCAGTCCGACAACCCCGACAAGATCACCATCCTCAAGCTCAACGTGGACGAGAACCCGGAGCTGGCCATGAAGTACCAGATCACGTCGATCCCGGCGATGAAGGTCTTCCAGGGCGGAGAGGTCAAGACGACGATCATCGGCGCCAAGCCGAAGTTCGCTCTCGAGCAGGATCTCGCCGCTTTCCTCGGCTGATCCCCTCGACCACGAGAAGGGCCGCGCCTCCGGGCGCGGCCCTTTTCGCATGCTGGGGCCGCCTGGGGTGATCAGCGCTTGTCGTACACGTCCACCGGCTCGAGCCCGCGTGCTGCCCGCGCCCTGTCGACGATCTCCTGGATGACAGCGGTCTTCGCTGCGTTGTAGGAGGAGCTCCGCTCCTCCGCCGCCCGCGCTGCGTCGTGCTTGACGCGTTCGTATCGCTCCGCATCGTCCGGGTGCGCGCACAACCAGTCCCGCAGCAGGCGCTGAGGCGCGGCATCCCACTCGGCTGCCGTAAAGAAGTGTGCGATGGCGAGGCGCTCCCCGGCCGCCTCCATGATCATCACCGGATGAGTGCGGATTCCGCTGCCGGTGCGCCAGGCGGTCGCCTCCAGTTCGGACCGGTGGGCGTCGAACTCCCCTCGCGTCTGCACGCGCACCGCGAGGTCGATGACCGGCTTCGCGCTCATCCCAGGGATCGCCGTCGAACCGATGTGCTCGACGATCCAGCCGTCCTCCCCCGCAGCACGGATCGAGGCCGCGAACTCCTCGAATCGCTGCGGCCACGACGGGTCGTAGGGAACGAGGAGCATCGGTCGTCAGGAGGCGTCGGCGATGCGGGGGTCCCAGCGACGATGGCGCTGCTTCTCGTCCAGGAGTCCCCAGACGGCCGGCGTGAGCTCCGGGTACTCCAGGGCGATCTGGCGCAGCACGCGGTAATGCCGCGCGGTGTTGGGACGTACCCCGTCATTGGCGGCGATGTTGTCGGCGCGCAGCAGGTAGACGACGAGTTCGTCGACACTGGGCAGCTCCTCCATGAACTCCCAGGGGTCCTCACCGCCGAGCAGGCGCTCCTGGACGAGGACGGCGAGTTCGTCCGAGGCCTCGGCGCGCAGCACTTCCAGGCTGGCGCGACGGGGGACGGACTCGGTCATCCCTCCAGCCTACGCGCGTGCGCGACGGGGTCGGCGCTCCACCTTCGCATCCTCGCTCATGTCCTCGAGCTCGCGGCCCTTGGTCTCCGGCACCTTGAAGAACACGAAGAAGAACGACAGCAACGCGAAGAACGCGTAGAAGCCGTACGCGAAGGTGAGGCCGATCTCGGCGAACGCCGGGAACGTCGTCGAGATGAAGAAGTTCGCCACCCACTGCGCCGCGGCGGCCACGGCCAGGGCACCGGCACGGATCGAGTTCGGGAAGATCTCGCCCAGGAGGACCCACACGAGCGGTCCCCAGCTCGCACCGAAGAACACCACGAAGCCGTTGGCGCAGACGAGGGCGACGGTCGCCCACGGGTCGGGAAGCGTCGCGGTGCCCGAGGCATCCAGCGTGCCGAACGAGAAGGCGAGCGCCATGAGTCCGAGGGTCACCGTCATGCCGACGGAGCCGACGAGCAGCATGATCCGGCGACCGATCCGGTCGACGAGCAGGATCGCGACGATCGTGACGACGATGTTGGTCACAGAGGTGATGACGGAGGTCAGGAGAGCGCTGGACTCGTCGAATCCGACCGACTGCCACAGTGTCGTGGAGTAGTAGAAGATCACGTTGATGCCGACGAACTGCTGGAACACCGACAGCAGAATGCCGACCCACACGATCGGCTTGAGGCCGAGACGGCTGCCTCGCAGGTCTCGCAGCGACTCGGAGCGCTCCGTGTCGATCGTGCCCGTGATCTCCTTGATCTTCGCCTCGGTGTCGATCGTCCCCGTGACGGTCTGGAGCACTTCCGCGGCACGCTTCACTTCGCCCTTGCGCACCAGGTAGCGCGGGGATTCCGGCAGCCGGAGCGACATCAACCCGTAGACGAGCGCGGGGATGGCCGCGACCATGAACATCCATCGCCAGGCGGTCAGGCCCCAGAGCGGCTGGTCGGCCTCCCCCGCGATGCCGGCGAGCAGGGCGTCCGACAGCAGGGCGGCGAAGATGCCGAGGACGATGGCGAGCTGCTGCAACGAGCCCAGACGACCGCGGATCGCCGCGGGAGACACCTCCGCGATGTAGGCGGGGGCGATCACCGAAGCCGCGCCGACGCCGAGGCCGCCGATCACACGCCAGACGATGAGGTCGACGACGCTGAACGCGAGTCCGGAGCCGATCGCCGAGACGAAGAACATCGCCGCGGCGACAACCATCACCGGGATGCGTCCGAACTTGTTCGACACCGGGCCGGCGAACCATGCGCCGACCGCACAGCCGATCAGGGCGGAGGAGACAGCGAAGCCCTTGAGACCCGTGCCGAGGTCGAACCCTGAGACATCTCCCGCCAGGGCGTCGACAGCACCGTTGATCACCGCGGTGTCGAATCCGAAGAGGAATCCGCCCAGAGCCGCCGCAATACTGACGGCGATCACGCGACGCTTGATACTCGCTGGATCAGCTGGTCTGGACATGACATCCCCCTCGCATCGACAAGATGACGCGAGTCTATGTCACCCCCGACCAGGGGCGGGGTCAGCGCGCGGAGCCGTATCCTTCTTCGCCGAGCTCCTCGAGAATGCGGTTCAGGT
This genomic stretch from Microbacterium sp. Nx66 harbors:
- the trxA gene encoding thioredoxin, which encodes MSAKATSQATWEQDVLQADGPVLVDFWAEWCGPCRMVAPVLDEIQSDNPDKITILKLNVDENPELAMKYQITSIPAMKVFQGGEVKTTIIGAKPKFALEQDLAAFLG
- a CDS encoding GrpB family protein, whose translation is MLLVPYDPSWPQRFEEFAASIRAAGEDGWIVEHIGSTAIPGMSAKPVIDLAVRVQTRGEFDAHRSELEATAWRTGSGIRTHPVMIMEAAGERLAIAHFFTAAEWDAAPQRLLRDWLCAHPDDAERYERVKHDAARAAEERSSSYNAAKTAVIQEIVDRARAARGLEPVDVYDKR
- a CDS encoding tryptophan synthase subunit alpha, whose protein sequence is MTESVPRRASLEVLRAEASDELAVLVQERLLGGEDPWEFMEELPSVDELVVYLLRADNIAANDGVRPNTARHYRVLRQIALEYPELTPAVWGLLDEKQRHRRWDPRIADAS
- a CDS encoding sugar porter family MFS transporter; translated protein: MSRPADPASIKRRVIAVSIAAALGGFLFGFDTAVINGAVDALAGDVSGFDLGTGLKGFAVSSALIGCAVGAWFAGPVSNKFGRIPVMVVAAAMFFVSAIGSGLAFSVVDLIVWRVIGGLGVGAASVIAPAYIAEVSPAAIRGRLGSLQQLAIVLGIFAALLSDALLAGIAGEADQPLWGLTAWRWMFMVAAIPALVYGLMSLRLPESPRYLVRKGEVKRAAEVLQTVTGTIDTEAKIKEITGTIDTERSESLRDLRGSRLGLKPIVWVGILLSVFQQFVGINVIFYYSTTLWQSVGFDESSALLTSVITSVTNIVVTIVAILLVDRIGRRIMLLVGSVGMTVTLGLMALAFSFGTLDASGTATLPDPWATVALVCANGFVVFFGASWGPLVWVLLGEIFPNSIRAGALAVAAAAQWVANFFISTTFPAFAEIGLTFAYGFYAFFALLSFFFVFFKVPETKGRELEDMSEDAKVERRPRRARA